A single window of Martelella sp. NC20 DNA harbors:
- the tuf gene encoding elongation factor Tu — protein MAKAKFERSKPHVNIGTIGHVDHGKTSLTAAITKYFGEFRAYDQIDAAPEEKARGITISTAHVEYETEKRHYAHVDCPGHADYVKNMITGAAQMDGAILVVSAADGPMPQTREHILLARQVGVPAIVVFLNKVDQVDDEELLELVEMEVRELLDSYEFPGDEIPIIKGSALVALQDGDKAIGEDAVRALMAAVDDYIPTPERPIDLPFLMPIEDVFSISGRGTVVTGRVERGIVKVGEEVEIVGIKDTQKTTVTGVEMFRKLLDQGQAGDNIGALIRGVQRDQVERGQILCKPGSVTPHTVFKAEAYILTKDEGGRHTPFFTNYRPQFYFRTTDVTGVVTLPEGTEMVMPGDNVTVDVELIVPIAMEEKLRFAIREGGRTVGAGIVASIIK, from the coding sequence ATGGCAAAAGCAAAGTTTGAGCGGAGCAAGCCGCACGTAAACATCGGCACGATCGGCCACGTTGACCATGGCAAGACGTCGCTGACGGCAGCGATCACGAAGTATTTCGGCGAATTCCGCGCGTATGACCAGATCGACGCGGCTCCGGAAGAAAAGGCCCGCGGCATCACCATCTCGACGGCCCACGTCGAGTATGAGACCGAAAAGCGTCACTACGCCCACGTCGACTGCCCCGGCCACGCCGACTATGTGAAGAACATGATCACCGGTGCTGCCCAGATGGACGGCGCGATCCTGGTCGTGTCGGCCGCCGACGGCCCGATGCCGCAGACCCGCGAGCACATCCTGCTTGCCCGTCAGGTCGGCGTTCCGGCGATCGTGGTGTTCCTGAACAAGGTCGACCAGGTCGATGACGAAGAGCTTCTCGAACTCGTCGAAATGGAAGTCCGCGAGCTGCTCGACAGTTACGAGTTCCCCGGCGACGAAATCCCGATCATCAAGGGTTCGGCTCTCGTCGCTCTTCAGGACGGCGACAAGGCGATCGGCGAAGACGCCGTTCGCGCGCTGATGGCCGCCGTCGACGACTATATCCCGACGCCCGAGCGTCCGATCGACCTGCCCTTCCTGATGCCGATCGAGGACGTGTTCTCGATCTCGGGTCGCGGTACGGTTGTGACCGGTCGCGTCGAACGCGGCATCGTCAAGGTTGGCGAGGAAGTCGAGATCGTCGGCATCAAGGACACCCAGAAGACGACGGTTACCGGCGTTGAAATGTTCCGCAAGCTGCTCGACCAGGGCCAGGCCGGCGACAATATCGGCGCCCTGATCCGCGGCGTTCAGCGCGATCAGGTCGAGCGCGGCCAGATTCTGTGCAAGCCCGGTTCGGTTACCCCGCACACCGTGTTCAAGGCAGAAGCCTATATCCTGACGAAGGATGAAGGCGGCCGTCACACGCCGTTCTTCACCAACTACCGTCCGCAGTTCTACTTCCGCACCACGGACGTGACCGGTGTGGTCACGCTGCCGGAAGGCACGGAAATGGTGATGCCGGGCGACAACGTCACGGTTGACGTCGAGCTGATCGTTCCGATCGCGATGGAAGAAAAGCTGCGCTTCGCGATCCGCGAAGGCGGCCGCACCGTCGGCGCCGGCATCGTCGCCTCGATCATCAAGTAA
- a CDS encoding GGDEF domain-containing protein: protein MQSLIVTGGLAILASSFVVAWFTGGRPLYLMLFALALLIVDMAFIGMFLRPFLPDYIALPFSNMAFIAAQLAFGESLLRRRGKSFGRAFIIATFVVLSAVYITLYVTSTIEIRTAGINVGLIVVFVVTLKHIWIRRDDTIHDKLIFWTFMTLGLMHTVRTAGVFFNQDIANPQSIFWGFLQLYILLLAMILTLELLASHFVERLETLNTLKDRDHLTGVLNRAGFERAVSAIYAERTRVLVSLVLIDIDEFKAVNDALGHPAGDAVLQRVGGVLIEQSRAGDVVGRIGGDEFAILAVDLGADGAGALGERIRRRLEENTAVVQGRQLSARSSVGAATINIERGYETLYAAADAALYEAKRLGRNRVVSGSAEAGEGGRTGKASVVPFVSERRRTDV, encoded by the coding sequence ATGCAGTCATTGATTGTGACGGGTGGGCTGGCGATCCTGGCAAGCAGCTTCGTCGTTGCCTGGTTTACCGGCGGCCGGCCGCTCTATCTGATGCTTTTCGCGCTTGCGCTGCTGATCGTGGACATGGCCTTCATCGGGATGTTTCTCCGCCCTTTCCTGCCGGATTATATCGCCTTGCCGTTCAGCAATATGGCCTTCATCGCCGCGCAGCTTGCCTTCGGGGAATCCCTGCTGCGGCGGCGGGGCAAGTCCTTCGGCCGCGCGTTTATCATCGCCACGTTCGTCGTCCTCAGCGCAGTCTATATTACGCTCTATGTCACATCGACGATCGAGATCCGCACGGCCGGCATCAATGTCGGCCTGATCGTGGTCTTCGTCGTCACCCTGAAGCATATCTGGATCCGTCGTGACGACACCATTCACGACAAGCTGATCTTCTGGACCTTCATGACGCTGGGCCTGATGCATACCGTCCGCACGGCCGGCGTGTTCTTCAATCAGGATATCGCCAATCCGCAGTCCATATTCTGGGGCTTTCTGCAGCTCTATATCCTGCTTCTGGCGATGATCCTGACGCTCGAACTGCTGGCCTCCCATTTCGTCGAACGGCTGGAGACGTTGAACACCCTGAAGGACCGCGATCATCTGACCGGCGTCCTGAACCGCGCCGGTTTTGAACGCGCTGTGAGCGCTATCTATGCCGAGCGGACGCGGGTGCTGGTGAGCCTGGTCCTGATCGATATCGACGAGTTCAAGGCGGTCAACGACGCGCTCGGTCATCCGGCCGGCGATGCGGTTCTCCAGCGCGTCGGCGGCGTGCTGATCGAGCAGTCGCGCGCCGGCGATGTCGTCGGGCGTATCGGCGGCGACGAATTCGCCATTCTCGCCGTGGATCTCGGCGCGGACGGCGCCGGCGCGCTTGGCGAGCGTATCCGCCGGCGGCTCGAAGAAAATACGGCCGTTGTTCAGGGGCGGCAGCTTTCCGCCCGCAGCAGTGTCGGCGCCGCCACCATCAACATCGAGCGCGGCTACGAGACGCTCTATGCCGCCGCCGATGCCGCGCTTTACGAGGCCAAAAGGCTGGGCCGCAACCGCGTGGTCAGCGGTTCGGCCGAGGCGGGCGAGGGCGGACGGACCGGCAAGGCGAGCGTGGTGCCTTTCGTGTCCGAGCGGCGGCGTACCGACGTGTGA
- a CDS encoding BrnT family toxin yields the protein MKFEWDRVKSLRNLEKHGISFEDACRIFEGPVLTKRDDRFEYGEARHISIGCIEKLLIIVVVHTDRNGRTRLISARRANRRERVLFNAAIERKT from the coding sequence ATGAAGTTTGAATGGGACCGGGTCAAAAGCCTCAGAAACCTGGAAAAGCACGGCATCAGCTTTGAAGACGCCTGCAGGATATTCGAAGGGCCGGTCCTGACGAAACGCGATGACCGCTTCGAGTACGGAGAAGCACGCCACATAAGCATAGGCTGTATCGAGAAGTTGCTGATTATCGTGGTGGTGCACACAGATCGGAACGGTCGCACCCGTCTGATTTCAGCGCGACGCGCCAACAGAAGAGAAAGGGTTCTATTCAATGCCGCTATCGAACGCAAAACTTAA
- a CDS encoding M23 family metallopeptidase — translation MKTFPLMMLAGLVALSACTPALSPQNETAAIDHFVSPLEGKSEAGGAAGPDDRLRLSYAADKPAQTLSPASKALDMVLQLGSNRISVYRYRDPESGKAGYFDGDGNRLGQYLLRNPVPDGRATSGFGRRHHPVLGYSRMHSGADWAAPVGTPIYAAADGTVTFAGTHGGDGKQMVIDHGHGYQTAYSHQSKFAAGVKVGSHVEQGQLIGYVGKTGLVTGAHLHYEVSINGRKVDPRKVHFIREGRLEGTALAKFEKYVNGDDES, via the coding sequence TTGAAAACGTTTCCCCTGATGATGCTGGCAGGCCTTGTTGCGCTGTCGGCCTGTACGCCCGCGCTCTCGCCGCAAAACGAGACCGCCGCGATCGATCATTTCGTAAGCCCGCTGGAAGGCAAGTCGGAGGCTGGCGGGGCGGCAGGTCCCGACGACAGGCTGCGGCTGTCCTATGCCGCGGACAAGCCGGCGCAGACTTTGTCGCCGGCGTCGAAAGCGCTCGACATGGTGCTGCAACTCGGCAGCAACAGGATCAGCGTTTACCGCTACCGCGATCCGGAAAGCGGAAAGGCCGGTTATTTCGATGGCGATGGCAATCGGCTCGGCCAGTATCTGCTGCGCAACCCGGTGCCCGATGGCCGGGCGACCTCCGGCTTCGGCCGGCGGCATCATCCGGTGCTCGGCTATTCGCGCATGCATTCGGGCGCGGACTGGGCGGCTCCGGTCGGCACGCCGATCTATGCCGCCGCTGACGGGACGGTGACATTTGCCGGGACCCATGGCGGCGACGGCAAGCAGATGGTGATCGATCACGGCCATGGCTACCAGACCGCCTACAGCCATCAGAGCAAATTCGCCGCGGGCGTCAAGGTCGGCAGCCATGTGGAGCAGGGCCAGTTGATCGGCTATGTCGGCAAGACCGGTCTCGTCACCGGCGCACACCTGCACTACGAAGTCTCGATCAATGGCCGCAAGGTCGACCCGAGGAAGGTCCATTTCATCCGCGAAGGCAGGCTCGAGGGCACGGCGCTTGCGAAGTTCGAGAAATATGTGAACGGCGACGACGAAAGCTGA
- the ruvX gene encoding Holliday junction resolvase RuvX, which yields MTVHTIEELAAALGPSTAIAGLDLGTKTIGLAVSDLSRRFATPRPVLKRIKFTQDAEALLAFAEKERIAGFVIGLPMNMDGSAGPRVQATRAFVRTMEEKTALPFCFWDERLSTVAAERALLEMDVSRQKRAGRIDSAAAAFILQGALDRLAAIGGQR from the coding sequence ATGACAGTCCATACCATTGAAGAACTGGCCGCAGCGCTTGGCCCTTCCACAGCCATTGCCGGGCTCGACCTCGGCACAAAGACCATCGGCCTTGCGGTTTCCGACCTTTCGCGCCGCTTTGCAACGCCGCGCCCGGTGCTGAAGCGGATCAAGTTCACGCAGGATGCCGAAGCGCTGCTGGCCTTTGCCGAGAAGGAACGGATCGCCGGCTTCGTCATCGGCCTGCCGATGAATATGGATGGCAGCGCCGGGCCGCGGGTGCAGGCTACCCGGGCGTTTGTGCGCACCATGGAGGAAAAGACCGCCCTGCCGTTCTGCTTCTGGGACGAAAGACTTTCGACGGTCGCCGCCGAGCGCGCGCTTCTGGAAATGGATGTCTCGCGGCAAAAGCGTGCGGGAAGAATCGATTCGGCGGCCGCCGCCTTCATTCTCCAGGGCGCGCTCGACCGGCTGGCGGCAATCGGCGGGCAGCGATGA
- the gatA gene encoding Asp-tRNA(Asn)/Glu-tRNA(Gln) amidotransferase subunit GatA, with protein sequence MTELTSLTIAEARDKLTGKEITATELTAAYLKAIDDHNVAFNAYVAVTHDKATAMAKASDMKLSQGTAGALEGIPLGVKDLFGTRDVHTQAASHILDGFKPKYESTVTQNLWDDGAVMLGKLNMDEFAMGSSNETSYYGPVINPWKAKGSNMDLVPGGSSGGSAAAVAAHLCAGATATDTGGSIRQPAAFTGTVGIKPTYGRCSRFGVVAFASSLDQAGPIARDVRDAAILLKSMASVDDKDTTSVDLPVPDYEAAIGQSVKGMKIGIPREYRVDGMPEEIEKLWQQGIAMLKDAGAEIVDISLPHTRYALPAYYIVAPAEASSNLARYDGVRYGLRVDGKDISDMYEKTRAEGFGKEVQRRIMIGTYVLSAGYYDAYYLRAQKVRTLIRRDFETVFADGIDTILTPATPSAAFGIADQDMANDPVKMYLNDIFTVTVNMAGLPGISVPAGLDPRGLPLGLQLIGKPFEEETLFRTAAVMEQAAGRFTPEKWW encoded by the coding sequence ATGACCGAACTGACCAGCCTGACCATTGCCGAGGCCCGCGACAAGCTCACGGGCAAGGAGATTACCGCGACCGAGCTCACCGCCGCCTATCTGAAGGCGATCGATGACCATAACGTCGCTTTCAACGCCTATGTCGCCGTTACCCATGACAAGGCGACGGCGATGGCCAAGGCTTCCGACATGAAGCTGTCGCAGGGCACGGCCGGCGCGCTCGAAGGCATTCCGCTCGGCGTCAAGGACCTGTTCGGCACCCGAGACGTCCACACCCAGGCGGCCTCCCACATTCTCGACGGCTTCAAGCCGAAATATGAATCGACCGTGACCCAGAACCTCTGGGATGACGGCGCGGTGATGCTCGGCAAGCTCAACATGGACGAGTTCGCCATGGGCTCCTCCAACGAGACCTCCTATTACGGGCCGGTGATCAACCCGTGGAAGGCCAAGGGCTCGAACATGGATCTGGTGCCGGGCGGCTCGTCCGGCGGGTCTGCGGCGGCCGTTGCCGCGCATCTGTGCGCGGGCGCGACCGCGACCGATACCGGCGGGTCGATCCGCCAGCCGGCCGCCTTTACCGGCACGGTCGGCATCAAGCCCACCTATGGCCGGTGCTCGCGCTTTGGCGTGGTGGCGTTCGCCTCGTCGCTCGATCAGGCGGGTCCGATCGCGCGCGACGTGCGCGATGCGGCAATCCTGTTGAAATCCATGGCGAGCGTCGATGACAAGGACACGACCTCGGTCGACCTGCCTGTTCCCGACTACGAGGCCGCGATCGGCCAGTCGGTGAAGGGCATGAAGATCGGCATTCCGAGAGAATACCGCGTCGACGGCATGCCGGAGGAAATCGAAAAGCTCTGGCAACAGGGCATCGCCATGCTGAAGGATGCCGGCGCCGAGATCGTCGATATCTCGCTGCCGCACACCAGATACGCGCTGCCCGCCTATTACATCGTGGCACCCGCCGAAGCCTCCTCCAACCTTGCCCGCTATGACGGCGTCAGATACGGGCTGCGCGTGGACGGCAAGGATATTTCCGACATGTATGAGAAGACGCGCGCCGAGGGCTTCGGCAAGGAAGTGCAGCGTCGCATCATGATCGGCACCTATGTGCTTTCGGCCGGCTATTATGACGCCTATTACCTGCGGGCCCAGAAGGTGCGCACGCTGATCCGGCGCGACTTCGAGACCGTGTTCGCCGACGGCATCGACACTATCCTGACGCCTGCCACCCCATCGGCCGCCTTCGGCATTGCCGATCAGGACATGGCGAACGATCCGGTGAAGATGTACCTCAACGACATCTTCACGGTGACGGTCAACATGGCCGGCCTTCCGGGCATCTCCGTGCCCGCGGGCCTCGATCCCAGGGGCCTTCCCCTCGGCCTCCAGCTCATCGGCAAGCCGTTCGAGGAAGAGACCCTGTTCCGCACCGCCGCGGTGATGGAACAGGCCGCCGGACGGTTCACGCCGGAGAAGTGGTGGTAG
- a CDS encoding VOC family protein translates to MAEPIFINSLVFVSDMKRSVGFYCDLLGQTIAQDHGDFVQLENGLALHVGSALETTMFGAPSGDRTRYGRGNLVLYFETDDLEGMFAKMAKATDLIHPIQTQAWGQKVFRCYDPDGHIIEIGEPM, encoded by the coding sequence ATGGCAGAGCCGATCTTCATCAATTCCCTCGTTTTCGTTTCCGACATGAAGCGGTCGGTGGGCTTTTATTGCGACCTGCTCGGCCAGACGATCGCGCAGGATCACGGCGATTTCGTGCAGCTCGAAAACGGGCTGGCACTCCATGTCGGCAGCGCCCTCGAGACCACCATGTTCGGTGCGCCTTCCGGCGACCGGACCCGCTATGGCCGCGGCAATCTGGTGCTCTATTTCGAAACCGACGATCTTGAGGGGATGTTTGCAAAGATGGCGAAAGCGACAGACCTGATCCACCCGATCCAAACCCAGGCCTGGGGCCAGAAAGTGTTCCGCTGCTACGATCCCGATGGGCATATCATCGAAATCGGCGAGCCAATGTGA
- a CDS encoding chloramphenicol phosphotransferase CPT family protein, translating into MSQIIFLHGASSSGKSTLARHIQATIEKPFWHISIDHLRDSGVLPTERFKNGDFEWRESRSSFFAGFHASLAAYAHTGNNLIVEHILDTDGWYEALQRQLAPFDVYFVAVRCPLRVLIERERARGNRIIGSAKQDFETIHVGKTYDLEIQSQDGIEYNTELVLKGWRSGRRISDFSQPA; encoded by the coding sequence ATGAGCCAGATCATTTTTCTGCACGGAGCATCCAGCAGCGGAAAATCCACTCTCGCCCGCCACATACAGGCAACAATCGAGAAGCCGTTTTGGCATATCTCAATTGATCACCTGCGCGATTCAGGTGTGCTGCCGACAGAGCGGTTCAAGAACGGCGATTTCGAATGGCGCGAAAGTCGGTCATCTTTTTTTGCCGGTTTCCACGCCTCGCTGGCAGCATACGCCCACACAGGAAACAATCTCATTGTGGAACACATTCTGGATACGGACGGATGGTATGAAGCTCTGCAGAGACAACTCGCACCCTTCGATGTCTACTTCGTCGCGGTCCGCTGTCCGCTGCGTGTCCTCATCGAGCGCGAAAGAGCCCGTGGGAACCGGATAATCGGTAGCGCCAAGCAGGATTTCGAAACAATCCATGTCGGCAAAACATATGATCTTGAGATCCAGTCGCAGGACGGAATTGAATACAATACCGAACTTGTTTTGAAAGGCTGGAGATCGGGCCGGCGTATCTCAGATTTTTCACAACCGGCCTGA
- a CDS encoding BrnA antitoxin family protein: MPLSNAKLKTLAERGDDDIDYSDIPELDEAFFREAKLVEPVAKSQITMRLDSDVLEWFRSQGKGYQTRINAVLKAYMRAQEK, translated from the coding sequence ATGCCGCTATCGAACGCAAAACTTAAAACCCTTGCCGAACGTGGCGACGACGACATCGACTACAGCGACATTCCGGAACTGGACGAGGCGTTCTTCCGGGAGGCAAAGCTGGTCGAACCCGTCGCCAAGTCGCAGATCACGATGCGACTCGACAGCGATGTCCTTGAATGGTTCAGGTCACAGGGAAAAGGCTATCAGACCCGCATCAACGCGGTTTTGAAGGCCTATATGCGGGCGCAGGAGAAGTAG
- the gatC gene encoding Asp-tRNA(Asn)/Glu-tRNA(Gln) amidotransferase subunit GatC: protein MSVDTATVKRVAKLARIAVDDEAAERMTGELNAILGFVEQLGEVNVEGVEPMTSVMPMVMKKREDVVTDGDKADDIVANAPETERNFFLVPKVVE, encoded by the coding sequence ATGTCCGTAGACACCGCGACCGTAAAACGTGTTGCCAAGCTGGCCCGCATCGCCGTCGATGATGAGGCGGCCGAGCGCATGACCGGCGAACTGAATGCGATCCTCGGTTTCGTCGAGCAATTGGGCGAGGTCAATGTCGAGGGCGTCGAGCCGATGACCTCGGTGATGCCGATGGTGATGAAGAAGCGCGAAGACGTCGTCACCGATGGCGACAAGGCCGACGACATCGTCGCCAACGCGCCCGAGACGGAACGCAATTTCTTTCTGGTGCCGAAGGTCGTCGAGTAG
- a CDS encoding AEC family transporter — protein MLIIFESVLPIFLIIAFGVVLKRVPLFSEAFWAGLNQLGYYVLFPALLVTTLARADFSSLDAGRIGWVTLLAVAAISALSIALWPILKRTGLGRPAFTSVFQTTTRWNAFVALAIADKFAGLEGMAVISLMMTATILPLNIINVLVLVSFSEEKTNIKVMVRNVVTNPLIIAALVSIIINALGIPIYDPLYAALDLLARAALGMGLLLVGAGLVISDALKPKPMVLLPTVLKLILFPLVTYALATAFGVTGMPLTVMVLGASVPTAMNGYVLARQLGGDARLYSAVVTVQTVASIVTLPIALLLVGGG, from the coding sequence ATGCTCATCATCTTCGAAAGCGTCCTGCCGATCTTCCTGATCATAGCCTTCGGCGTCGTGCTGAAGCGCGTTCCGCTGTTCAGCGAGGCGTTCTGGGCCGGCCTCAACCAGCTCGGCTACTACGTGCTGTTTCCCGCACTACTGGTCACCACGCTGGCGCGCGCCGACTTCTCCTCGCTTGATGCCGGGCGGATCGGCTGGGTCACGCTGCTGGCGGTCGCCGCCATATCCGCGCTTTCGATCGCGCTCTGGCCTATCCTGAAACGCACCGGTCTCGGCCGTCCGGCCTTCACCTCGGTGTTTCAGACCACGACGCGCTGGAATGCCTTTGTGGCGCTGGCGATCGCCGACAAGTTTGCCGGGCTCGAGGGCATGGCGGTGATCTCGCTGATGATGACGGCAACGATCCTGCCGCTCAACATCATCAATGTCCTCGTCCTGGTTTCGTTTTCGGAGGAAAAGACCAATATCAAGGTGATGGTGCGCAATGTCGTCACCAATCCGCTGATTATCGCAGCACTCGTCTCGATCATCATCAATGCCCTGGGGATACCGATCTACGATCCACTTTACGCCGCCCTCGACCTGCTTGCCCGCGCGGCACTCGGCATGGGCCTGCTCCTGGTCGGCGCCGGGCTGGTGATTTCCGATGCGCTGAAGCCGAAGCCGATGGTGCTGCTGCCGACGGTGCTGAAGCTGATCCTGTTTCCGCTGGTCACCTACGCCCTAGCCACCGCTTTCGGCGTTACCGGCATGCCGCTCACTGTCATGGTGCTCGGCGCCAGCGTTCCCACCGCCATGAACGGCTATGTGCTCGCCCGCCAACTCGGCGGCGATGCAAGGCTCTATTCGGCGGTTGTCACGGTGCAGACGGTCGCCTCGATCGTAACCCTGCCGATCGCCCTGCTGCTTGTCGGCGGCGGGTGA
- a CDS encoding metal-dependent hydrolase: protein MKLTWLGHSAFRLETAKATILIDPFLSGNPSFKGLDRDAAVKGVTHILLTHGHGDHLGDTVPIAKETGATVLANADLAAWLGKQGVEKLEAGNTGGTVDFGNFTVTFTNALHSSAFITEDGVSHALGNPNGLMLHIDDEPTTYHMGDTDIFSDMALINELHAPQVGLVPIGDRFTMGGAVAALACQRYFNFETVLPIHYGTFPIIDQTPESFVTGMASGPTEVLTPKPGETVDI from the coding sequence ATGAAGCTGACCTGGCTCGGGCATTCCGCGTTTCGTCTGGAAACCGCGAAGGCAACCATTCTCATCGATCCGTTCCTGAGCGGGAACCCGTCGTTCAAAGGGCTTGATCGCGATGCGGCGGTCAAGGGCGTCACCCATATCCTTCTGACCCATGGCCACGGCGATCACCTCGGCGATACCGTGCCGATCGCAAAGGAAACCGGCGCGACCGTGCTCGCCAATGCCGACCTTGCCGCCTGGCTCGGCAAGCAGGGGGTGGAGAAGCTGGAGGCCGGCAATACCGGCGGAACCGTCGATTTCGGAAACTTCACCGTCACCTTCACCAATGCGCTGCATTCCTCCGCCTTCATCACCGAGGACGGCGTGTCCCATGCGCTCGGCAATCCGAACGGGCTGATGCTGCATATCGATGACGAGCCGACGACCTACCATATGGGCGACACCGATATCTTTTCGGACATGGCGCTGATCAACGAGTTGCACGCGCCGCAGGTCGGCCTGGTGCCGATCGGCGACCGGTTTACCATGGGCGGCGCGGTGGCGGCGCTCGCCTGCCAGCGCTATTTCAACTTCGAGACCGTGCTGCCGATCCATTACGGCACATTCCCGATCATCGACCAGACGCCGGAGTCTTTCGTCACCGGCATGGCGTCGGGGCCGACGGAAGTGCTGACGCCGAAACCCGGCGAAACGGTCGACATCTGA